In Psychrobacter sp. P11G3, a single genomic region encodes these proteins:
- a CDS encoding peptidoglycan DD-metalloendopeptidase family protein codes for MKKIIAGSHLVKAALIGTMAVATLSVVGCATKPTYQSANQAGPKIITNAQGVPNYHRVQRGDTVSQIAARYRLNYRQIGAMNNLDSKYTIYSGQWLKLWQGNAATTASNNSYSAPVQTQPTYTPPVTQSQTPAYEATANSTSGYDYPTRNPVTRNIDPAAGNMGMWFAGKVGDPVLASQSGTVLYSGNGLPEYGNLIMIRHSDNYITAYAHNSQLLVQEGDTVQRGQRIASMGSSGQTNEVGLEFQVRLNGNPIDPRSVLGR; via the coding sequence ATGAAAAAAATCATAGCTGGATCGCACCTTGTTAAAGCCGCTTTGATTGGTACTATGGCAGTCGCTACTCTATCTGTCGTCGGCTGTGCAACGAAGCCCACGTATCAGTCAGCAAACCAAGCAGGTCCTAAGATTATTACTAACGCGCAAGGCGTCCCTAACTATCACCGTGTACAACGCGGCGATACGGTCAGCCAGATTGCAGCGCGCTATCGTCTGAACTACCGTCAAATCGGAGCAATGAATAATCTAGATAGTAAATATACCATCTATAGTGGCCAATGGCTCAAACTATGGCAAGGCAATGCGGCCACCACTGCAAGTAACAATAGCTACAGTGCTCCAGTTCAAACGCAACCAACTTATACGCCACCTGTGACCCAATCTCAAACACCAGCGTATGAAGCCACTGCCAACTCGACCTCTGGTTATGATTATCCTACGCGCAACCCAGTAACTCGTAACATTGACCCTGCTGCAGGCAATATGGGAATGTGGTTTGCGGGTAAAGTTGGTGATCCAGTACTTGCCAGCCAATCAGGAACTGTGCTTTACTCAGGCAACGGTCTGCCAGAGTATGGCAATCTAATTATGATTCGTCATAGTGATAACTACATCACAGCCTACGCGCACAATAGCCAATTATTAGTGCAAGAGGGTGATACAGTACAGCGTGGCCAACGCATTGCCAGTATGGGCAGCAGTGGTCAGACCAACGAGGTAGGCTTAGAGTTTCAGGTTCGCTTAAATGGTAATCCTATTGACCCACGTAGCGTACTTGGGCGTTAG
- a CDS encoding lytic murein transglycosylase, with protein MRLKKQYLAFVPALVMVGCTSQQAMQSKPVRQGGVEITQTQTVQVKPTPAPVVKPQPAPKPSYSSFSDWKSDFSMRAISSGYDAQVIGRLLDSAYLNQQVISLDSGQPEFSKMPWEYVDSAVSSGRVSVGKRKFAEQRAYLSQLESQYGVNAEIIAAIWGMESSYGAVTGNSDLPSSLASLAYDGRRQEFAETQLLSLATLLQRGDVSWSQLDGSWAGGMGQTQFIPETWLKQGVDGDGNGHRNPWATGDALASTANYLSNSGWVRGLAPFYEATVPASFDYSVVGSKQPAARWAAMGVDTIADVYLDANTQMELWLPAGKDGPVLLLSPNFDVIKVYNNSSSYALGVSLLGKTINGQSGLQKSWPRYERPLSTTQVTNLQRRLTSMGYDTKGADGIVGTNTRMAFQRWQADNGQTPDGFITQNSASSLAGW; from the coding sequence ATGAGATTAAAAAAGCAATACCTCGCCTTTGTGCCAGCGTTAGTGATGGTCGGGTGTACAAGCCAGCAGGCAATGCAAAGTAAGCCTGTTCGTCAAGGCGGCGTTGAGATTACTCAAACTCAAACCGTTCAGGTCAAACCAACACCTGCGCCAGTCGTAAAACCGCAGCCTGCGCCAAAGCCTAGCTACAGTAGCTTTTCTGATTGGAAGTCAGACTTTTCTATGCGGGCCATATCGTCAGGCTATGATGCCCAAGTGATTGGTCGATTGCTTGACTCTGCTTATCTAAATCAGCAAGTCATCTCATTAGATTCAGGTCAGCCCGAGTTTTCTAAGATGCCATGGGAATACGTAGATTCTGCGGTATCAAGTGGACGCGTCAGTGTAGGTAAACGCAAATTTGCTGAGCAGCGTGCTTATTTGTCTCAGCTAGAGTCTCAGTATGGAGTTAATGCAGAGATTATCGCTGCGATATGGGGTATGGAGTCATCGTACGGTGCTGTAACCGGTAATAGTGATTTGCCAAGTTCGCTTGCCAGCCTTGCCTATGATGGTCGTCGTCAAGAATTCGCTGAAACGCAGTTGCTATCGTTAGCGACCTTGCTACAACGCGGTGACGTATCATGGTCACAGTTGGACGGTTCTTGGGCAGGTGGTATGGGACAAACCCAGTTTATCCCTGAGACTTGGCTCAAACAAGGGGTTGATGGTGATGGTAATGGACATCGTAATCCTTGGGCGACTGGTGATGCGCTAGCCTCGACGGCCAACTATCTTAGTAACTCAGGTTGGGTTCGTGGCTTAGCACCGTTTTATGAAGCAACGGTGCCAGCCTCGTTTGATTACTCAGTGGTTGGTAGCAAACAACCTGCCGCTAGATGGGCTGCGATGGGTGTCGATACGATAGCGGACGTTTACTTAGATGCCAATACTCAGATGGAGCTATGGTTACCCGCTGGTAAAGACGGTCCAGTATTATTGCTGAGCCCAAACTTCGATGTGATTAAAGTCTATAACAACTCATCAAGTTATGCATTGGGCGTTAGTCTGCTAGGCAAAACGATTAATGGACAAAGCGGTTTGCAAAAATCTTGGCCTCGTTATGAGCGTCCATTATCGACCACGCAAGTGACTAACCTACAGCGTCGGTTGACTAGTATGGGTTATGATACCAAAGGTGCTGATGGTATCGTGGGTACCAATACTCGTATGGCATTCCAGCGCTGGCAAGCAGATAACGGCCAAACACCAGATGGCTTCATTACTCAAAACAGTGCGTCTTCATTGGCTGGATGGTGA
- the glp gene encoding gephyrin-like molybdotransferase Glp translates to MITMEELQAAIQQRIDNYHITDFPLQKRAVNTLELLDSLNHILAQDIASPFDVPRQNLSAMDGYAIAKGSELSESSTIGIVGESQAGSAYTGETAAGQGVRIFTGAVVPYCCDTVIMQENTNFADIKATVDKSRPYNITLTQTAKVDDNIRSKGEEIESGEAVLKIGKRLNSADISLLANLGISQVNVFQPLVVGVLATGDELVAIGNELQSLAQIYNSNTPTLKSLLSDLPIIIRDYGIIPDNLEQTTIAVNEAMQDCDVLISTAGVSVGDYDFLTTVIETLGQINHYKVAMKPGKPFVFGELNKNLDKPVLYFGLPGNPLSTVVGTLQFVIPALWQMSGANVSEQPMPLTIKAKLISDIRKSPGRKDFQRGVLSRDETGHYQVECFSRQQSHRIKQLSRANCFIVLDKDSGNVAAGNDVVVQPFPWLHR, encoded by the coding sequence ATGATTACCATGGAAGAATTACAAGCTGCGATACAGCAACGGATAGATAATTATCATATTACTGACTTTCCACTACAAAAAAGAGCCGTTAACACTCTAGAGTTGCTAGACAGTCTAAATCATATACTGGCTCAAGATATTGCTTCGCCTTTTGATGTGCCGCGACAAAACCTATCTGCAATGGATGGTTATGCGATTGCCAAAGGTAGTGAGTTATCAGAAAGCAGTACTATCGGAATCGTTGGTGAGTCGCAAGCTGGCAGTGCTTATACTGGTGAGACAGCGGCAGGGCAAGGGGTACGTATTTTTACGGGTGCAGTCGTGCCATATTGCTGTGATACGGTCATTATGCAAGAGAATACAAACTTTGCAGATATCAAAGCGACCGTTGATAAATCTCGACCTTACAACATCACGCTCACGCAAACCGCCAAAGTTGATGATAATATCCGCTCAAAAGGCGAGGAGATTGAGTCCGGTGAAGCCGTTTTGAAAATCGGTAAACGACTCAATTCTGCAGATATTAGCTTACTCGCCAACCTTGGTATTAGCCAAGTGAACGTGTTCCAACCGCTTGTCGTAGGCGTATTGGCAACAGGTGATGAGCTCGTGGCTATTGGCAATGAGCTACAAAGCCTAGCCCAAATATATAATTCTAATACTCCAACGCTCAAAAGCTTGCTATCAGATCTGCCTATCATTATTCGTGATTATGGCATTATTCCTGATAACCTAGAGCAGACAACTATCGCAGTCAATGAGGCCATGCAGGACTGTGATGTACTGATATCGACAGCAGGTGTCTCAGTTGGTGACTATGATTTTTTGACCACTGTGATCGAAACATTAGGTCAGATTAACCATTATAAAGTAGCGATGAAACCTGGTAAGCCTTTTGTATTTGGTGAATTGAATAAAAATCTCGATAAGCCAGTACTGTATTTTGGCCTACCGGGCAATCCGCTTTCTACGGTCGTGGGTACGCTACAATTTGTGATACCTGCATTGTGGCAAATGTCAGGTGCTAACGTGTCAGAGCAGCCGATGCCGCTAACGATCAAAGCCAAACTTATCAGTGATATCAGAAAATCTCCCGGTCGCAAAGACTTTCAGCGTGGCGTATTGTCACGAGATGAGACAGGTCATTATCAAGTTGAGTGTTTCTCAAGACAGCAGTCACATAGAATCAAACAGCTGAGCCGCGCCAATTGCTTTATTGTATTGGACAAAGACAGTGGGAACGTAGCAGCTGGTAATGACGTCGTTGTACAACCGTTTCCTTGGCTACATCGCTAA